The region AAAATCACGATGACGTTCAAGCTGTTTATCATAATATGCTCTTCACGAAAGAAATCGAAGAGGTTTTAGCAAGATGAAGATTTTGGGCGTGGATCCGGGCTTAGAACGAACAGGCTGGGGTATCATAGAAACCAAGGATCGTCGTCTTTTAGAAGCAGGATTGATTACAACTGCTCCAGAGTTCTCTTTCCAGCGTAGGTTGTTTATCATTTCCCGGGACTTTGAATTTGTGCTTCATCGATACCCCATCCAGTGGGTTTACGTGGAAAAACTTTATTTTTCTTCGAAAACAGCCAAAAACATGGCTGATGTTCTCCAGGCACGAGGAGTGATTTTATCCGTTGTGGGAAAATACGAAATCCCACTTAAAGAAATCCCACCGACCCAAATCAAAAAATCCATCACCAACAACGGAAGAGCCAAAAAAGAAGACGTCATTCGCACCCTGAAAAAACTTTATGGCATTGAGGACCCAAGCTTCACGGATGATGTTTATGATGCCATTGCCGTAGCTCTGTCTTTTACT is a window of Leptospiraceae bacterium DNA encoding:
- a CDS encoding crossover junction endodeoxyribonuclease RuvC, yielding MKILGVDPGLERTGWGIIETKDRRLLEAGLITTAPEFSFQRRLFIISRDFEFVLHRYPIQWVYVEKLYFSSKTAKNMADVLQARGVILSVVGKYEIPLKEIPPTQIKKSITNNGRAKKEDVIRTLKKLYGIEDPSFTDDVYDAIAVALSFT